Proteins encoded together in one Nostoc sp. PCC 7524 window:
- the ndhL gene encoding NAD(P)H-quinone oxidoreductase subunit L gives MIVPFVPLLYLALAGAYLLVVPVALMLYLNLRWYTAGSIERTIMYFMVFFFFPGLLVLSPFVNLRPKPRKIEV, from the coding sequence ATGATTGTACCCTTTGTACCCTTGCTATATCTGGCTTTAGCTGGAGCTTATTTGTTAGTTGTGCCTGTGGCTTTAATGCTGTACTTGAACCTACGTTGGTATACGGCAGGCTCGATTGAGCGCACCATTATGTATTTTATGGTTTTCTTCTTCTTTCCAGGACTGTTGGTTTTGTCACCGTTTGTGAATCTGCGGCCCAAGCCACGAAAAATTGAAGTTTAA